One Malus sylvestris chromosome 14, drMalSylv7.2, whole genome shotgun sequence DNA segment encodes these proteins:
- the LOC126599657 gene encoding uncharacterized protein LOC126599657, with translation MADSKPETSTGMRCHHCAGPLSKKMETSEWTVAPLIRDSFSMIGSAVGGTASAFYGFNHVMPIVRRWVKGPMWLHFFVGAPPVIVFSSACAGLAGGAVPALAQLASSSYRAVVSPSSLPPTCQDEKMHKSRTSSIL, from the exons ATGGCCGATTCCAAACCTGAAACTAGTACTGGCATGAGATGCCATCATTGTGCAGGTCCTCTTTCTAAGAAGATGGAAACGAGCGAGTGGACTGTTGCACCTCTTATTAGGGATAGCTTTTCCATG ATTGGGTCGGCTGTTGGTGGCACAGCAAGTGCTTTTTATGGATTCAACCATG TGATGCCTATTGTTCGAAGATGGGTAAAAGGACCTATGTGGTTGCATTTTTTTGTTGGT GCTCCGCCTGTGATTGTATTCTCTTCAGCTTGTGCAGGTTTGGCAG GGGGTGCCGTTCCAGCGTTGGCCCAACTTGCTTCTTCATCTTATCGTGCAGTGGTCTCACCGTCCTCGTTGCCTCCAACTTGTCAAGATGAGAAGATGCACAAGTCCAGAACTTCCTCGATTCTGTAA